A DNA window from Micromonospora sp. NBC_01739 contains the following coding sequences:
- a CDS encoding ArsR/SmtB family transcription factor: MEYVGTALAEMTMPQISPLAGEPIERADAERLAGVLKALADPARLRLLSLIQSAPEGEACVCDLTAPLGLSQPTVSHHLRILTEAGLLEREKRGVWAYYRLVPSAIATIADLLTPPRKRATKKAR; encoded by the coding sequence ATGGAATACGTGGGAACTGCGTTGGCCGAAATGACTATGCCTCAGATCTCGCCGCTTGCCGGTGAGCCGATCGAACGTGCCGATGCCGAGCGGCTGGCCGGGGTCCTCAAGGCCCTTGCCGACCCCGCCCGGTTGCGGCTACTCAGCCTGATCCAGTCGGCGCCAGAGGGCGAGGCGTGCGTGTGCGATCTGACCGCACCGCTCGGCCTCTCCCAGCCGACGGTCAGCCACCACCTGCGGATCCTCACCGAGGCCGGCTTGCTGGAGCGGGAGAAGCGCGGTGTGTGGGCCTACTACCGACTGGTCCCGAGCGCGATCGCCACGATCGCCGACCTGCTGACCCCGCCGCGTAAGCGGGCCACCAAGAAGGCTCGCTGA
- a CDS encoding undecaprenyl phosphate translocase family protein, with product MTGLVLAAVGAFALTGLPQATLDPHPLIVLVAAAVAVCALVMPGVSGSFLLLTVGLYEPTITALNDRDFGYLAIFATGMVIGLSLFVKLLQWLLEQHRRITLAVMSGALLGSLRALWPWQSDERNLHAPGDNILPIVALFLVGVAVVAAMVLAERRRLRRAAQDLTEEAYATSQLR from the coding sequence ATCACCGGCCTGGTCCTCGCCGCGGTGGGCGCGTTCGCCTTGACCGGTCTGCCGCAGGCCACCCTGGATCCGCATCCGCTGATCGTGTTGGTGGCCGCGGCCGTGGCGGTCTGCGCCCTGGTGATGCCCGGGGTGTCCGGGTCGTTCCTACTGCTGACCGTGGGCCTGTACGAGCCGACGATCACCGCGTTGAACGATCGCGACTTCGGCTACCTGGCGATCTTCGCGACCGGCATGGTGATCGGCCTGTCGCTCTTCGTCAAGCTGCTTCAATGGTTGTTGGAACAGCACCGCCGGATAACCCTCGCGGTGATGTCCGGTGCCCTGCTGGGCAGCCTGCGGGCACTGTGGCCATGGCAGTCCGACGAGCGGAACCTGCACGCCCCGGGCGACAACATCCTGCCCATCGTCGCGCTGTTCCTGGTCGGGGTCGCCGTGGTCGCGGCGATGGTCCTCGCCGAGCGTCGACGGCTTCGTCGCGCGGCGCAGGACCTCACCGAGGAGGCGTACGCGACCTCACAGCTGCGCTGA
- a CDS encoding heat shock protein transcriptional repressor HspR: MDGFVGSDDPAYEAKVLMISVAARMAGMHPQTLRQYDRLGLVQAGRAAGGGRRYSVRDVVLLREVQRLSQDDGVNLAGIKRIIGLEQLLEQAQQRVAQLEAELEAAYRRMAELESLARFPGRDLVPTNRTSTALVVWRPRRGPDR, translated from the coding sequence ATGGACGGGTTCGTCGGTTCGGATGACCCCGCCTACGAGGCCAAGGTGCTGATGATCTCGGTTGCGGCGCGGATGGCGGGGATGCATCCCCAGACCCTGCGTCAGTACGACCGGCTGGGCCTGGTGCAGGCCGGCCGGGCGGCCGGCGGCGGACGCCGGTACAGCGTCCGGGACGTGGTGCTGCTGCGCGAGGTGCAGCGGCTCAGTCAGGACGACGGGGTCAACCTGGCCGGGATCAAGCGGATCATCGGCCTGGAACAGCTGTTGGAGCAGGCCCAGCAGCGGGTGGCCCAGTTGGAGGCGGAGTTGGAGGCGGCGTACCGGCGGATGGCCGAACTGGAGTCGTTGGCCCGCTTCCCCGGCCGTGACCTGGTGCCGACCAACCGGACCTCCACCGCCCTGGTGGTCTGGCGCCCGCGCCGCGGCCCCGACCGCTGA
- a CDS encoding SDR family NAD(P)-dependent oxidoreductase — MTPEPASSDSSDAGRWALITGATAGIGAAFAQRLATDGWHLVLVARDRTRLAAQAAELTGRYGVQTEVLTADLSTDDGCELVEERLAADPSVELLVNNAGISLNTSFLRSSVADETRLLRLNVHAVMRLTLAALPMMTERRSGAVINVSSVAGFGALMPGSTYSASKAWVINFSESVGQAARPFGVRVMALCPGYTRTEFHQRAGIDMSKTPEWMWLSAPAVVDDALRDLGKGKFISVPSWKYKLAVVGLRHAPRRLLELVARDTRGRIGRDRG, encoded by the coding sequence GTGACCCCCGAACCAGCCTCCTCCGACTCCTCGGACGCCGGGCGCTGGGCACTGATCACCGGGGCGACCGCCGGCATCGGAGCGGCCTTCGCGCAGCGACTGGCCACCGACGGGTGGCACCTGGTGCTGGTAGCCCGTGACCGCACCCGACTGGCGGCTCAGGCCGCCGAGTTGACCGGTCGGTACGGCGTGCAGACCGAGGTCCTGACCGCCGATCTGTCCACGGACGACGGCTGCGAGCTGGTGGAGGAACGCCTGGCCGCCGACCCGTCGGTCGAGCTGTTGGTGAACAATGCCGGAATCAGCCTGAATACTTCATTCCTGCGGTCTTCCGTGGCGGACGAGACCCGTTTGCTCCGGCTCAACGTGCACGCGGTCATGCGACTGACCCTGGCCGCGCTGCCGATGATGACCGAGCGGCGCAGTGGGGCAGTGATTAATGTCTCCTCCGTGGCCGGATTCGGCGCCCTCATGCCGGGATCGACGTACTCGGCCAGCAAGGCCTGGGTCATCAATTTCAGCGAGTCCGTGGGTCAGGCCGCGCGTCCCTTCGGGGTACGAGTGATGGCGCTGTGCCCCGGCTACACCCGTACGGAGTTTCACCAACGGGCCGGCATCGACATGTCGAAAACCCCGGAATGGATGTGGCTCAGCGCCCCGGCCGTGGTCGACGACGCCCTGCGTGACCTGGGAAAAGGCAAGTTCATCAGTGTCCCGTCGTGGAAGTACAAGCTGGCGGTGGTCGGCTTGCGGCATGCACCCCGTCGACTGCTCGAACTGGTGGCCCGGGACACCCGGGGCCGCATCGGTCGGGACCGAGGCTGA
- the clpB gene encoding ATP-dependent chaperone ClpB: protein MNTERLTTRSRETITGAVALANQRGHATVEPWHLLLSLLDTEGSTAAGLLRAVGADPAELRRAAQRALDALPAARGSSIAEPTLAREFVNAIGAAEQIARPLGDEYTSTEHLLAGLARVGGAVSGALKAAGATEETLVAAFPTVRGGDRRVTSADPEQTYQALAKYGVDLTASARDGKIDPVIGRDSEIRRVIQVLSRRTKNNPVLIGEPGVGKTAIVEGLAQRIVAGDVPESLRDKKLVSLDLGAMVAGASYRGQFEERLKSVLEEIKNSDGKVITFLDELHTVVGAGKGEGSMDAGNMLKPMLARGELRMVGATTLDEYREHIEKDPALERRFQPVLVGEPTVEDTIGILRGLKERYEVHHGVRITDAALVAAAALSDRYITDRFLPDKAIDLVDESASRLRMEIDSRPVEVDEIERAVRRLEIEEMALAKEPDPASAERLDRLRKELADKREQLTALSERWKLEKAHITKLSTAKEELERLGGEAERAERDGELERAAELRYGRIPALNNELKQAAEELARLQADGAMLKEEVGADDIAAVVASWTGIPAGRLLEGETAKLLRMEESLRERVVGQAEAVGAVSDAVRRARAGVADPDRPTGSFLFLGPTGVGKTELAKALAEFLFDDERAMVRIDMSEYGEKHSVARLVGAPPGYIGYEEGGQLTEAVRRRPYSVILLDEVEKAHPDVFDILLQVLDDGRLTDGQGRTVDFRNAILILTSNLGSAVISDLTLAEEQRREGVLAVVRSHFKPEFLNRLDDIVVFAALQGEDLRAIVDIQIARLRRRLADRRLTLEVTDAARTWLAEHGYDPIYGARPLRRLVQSAIGDQLAKALLAGTIRDGDPVRVDLADSKDALSVTAA, encoded by the coding sequence ATGAACACCGAACGCCTCACCACCCGCAGCCGCGAAACCATCACCGGCGCCGTCGCCCTGGCCAACCAGCGCGGGCACGCCACCGTGGAGCCGTGGCACCTGCTGCTGTCGTTGCTCGACACCGAGGGCTCGACCGCTGCCGGCCTGCTGCGCGCCGTCGGGGCCGACCCCGCCGAGCTGCGCCGCGCCGCCCAACGGGCCCTAGACGCGTTGCCCGCCGCCCGGGGTTCCAGCATCGCCGAGCCGACCTTGGCCCGGGAGTTCGTCAACGCCATCGGTGCGGCCGAGCAGATCGCTCGCCCGCTCGGCGACGAGTACACCTCCACCGAACACCTGCTGGCCGGGCTGGCCCGGGTGGGTGGGGCGGTCTCCGGGGCACTGAAGGCCGCCGGGGCCACCGAGGAGACCCTGGTGGCCGCCTTCCCGACCGTACGGGGTGGGGACCGCCGGGTCACCAGCGCCGACCCGGAGCAGACCTACCAGGCCCTGGCCAAGTACGGGGTGGACCTGACCGCGAGTGCCCGGGACGGCAAGATCGACCCGGTGATCGGCCGGGACTCCGAGATCCGTCGGGTGATCCAGGTGCTGTCCCGGCGTACCAAGAACAACCCGGTGCTGATCGGTGAGCCGGGCGTGGGCAAGACCGCCATCGTGGAGGGCCTGGCCCAGCGCATCGTCGCCGGTGACGTGCCGGAGTCGTTGCGCGACAAGAAGCTGGTCTCACTCGACCTGGGGGCGATGGTCGCTGGCGCCTCCTACCGGGGGCAGTTCGAGGAGCGGCTCAAGTCCGTCCTGGAAGAGATCAAGAACTCCGACGGGAAGGTCATCACCTTCCTGGACGAGCTGCACACCGTCGTCGGCGCCGGCAAGGGCGAGGGCTCGATGGACGCCGGCAACATGCTCAAGCCGATGCTGGCCCGTGGTGAGCTGCGGATGGTCGGTGCGACCACCCTGGACGAGTACCGCGAGCACATCGAGAAGGACCCGGCCCTGGAACGCCGCTTCCAGCCGGTGCTGGTCGGGGAACCGACCGTCGAGGACACCATCGGCATCCTGCGCGGGCTCAAGGAGCGCTACGAGGTGCACCACGGGGTACGCATCACCGACGCCGCCCTGGTCGCCGCCGCTGCCCTGTCCGACCGGTACATCACCGACCGGTTCCTGCCGGACAAGGCGATCGACCTGGTCGACGAGTCGGCCTCCCGGCTCCGGATGGAGATCGACTCCCGGCCGGTAGAAGTGGACGAGATCGAGCGGGCGGTTCGCCGGCTGGAGATCGAGGAGATGGCGCTGGCCAAGGAGCCGGACCCGGCCTCCGCCGAGCGCCTGGACCGGTTGCGCAAGGAGCTGGCCGACAAGCGGGAACAGCTCACCGCCCTGTCCGAGCGGTGGAAGTTGGAGAAGGCCCACATCACCAAGCTCTCCACCGCCAAGGAGGAGTTGGAGCGCCTCGGCGGAGAGGCTGAGCGGGCCGAGCGGGACGGGGAGTTGGAACGCGCCGCCGAGCTGCGGTACGGCCGCATCCCGGCGCTGAACAACGAGCTGAAGCAGGCGGCGGAGGAACTGGCCCGGCTCCAGGCCGACGGCGCGATGCTCAAGGAGGAGGTCGGCGCGGACGACATCGCCGCGGTGGTCGCCTCCTGGACCGGCATCCCCGCCGGTCGGCTGCTGGAGGGCGAGACCGCCAAGCTGCTGCGGATGGAGGAGTCCCTGCGGGAGCGGGTGGTCGGCCAGGCCGAGGCGGTCGGCGCGGTCTCCGACGCGGTACGCCGGGCCCGGGCCGGGGTCGCCGACCCGGACCGCCCGACCGGCAGCTTCCTGTTCCTCGGCCCCACCGGGGTCGGCAAGACCGAGCTGGCCAAGGCGCTTGCCGAGTTCCTCTTCGACGACGAGCGGGCCATGGTCCGCATCGACATGAGCGAGTACGGCGAGAAGCACTCCGTGGCCCGCCTGGTCGGTGCCCCACCCGGTTACATCGGGTACGAGGAGGGCGGCCAGCTCACCGAGGCGGTACGTCGTCGGCCCTACTCGGTGATCCTGCTGGACGAGGTGGAGAAGGCCCACCCGGACGTCTTCGACATCCTGCTCCAGGTGCTCGACGACGGTCGCCTGACCGACGGCCAGGGCCGTACGGTCGACTTCCGTAACGCCATCCTGATCCTCACCTCCAACCTGGGATCGGCGGTGATCAGCGACCTGACCCTGGCCGAGGAGCAGCGCCGCGAAGGGGTGCTGGCGGTGGTCCGGTCGCACTTCAAGCCGGAGTTCCTCAACCGGCTGGACGACATCGTGGTCTTCGCCGCCCTCCAGGGCGAGGATCTGCGGGCCATCGTGGACATCCAGATCGCCCGGCTGCGGCGTCGGCTCGCCGACCGGAGGTTGACCCTCGAGGTCACCGACGCCGCGCGCACCTGGCTGGCCGAGCACGGGTACGACCCGATCTACGGGGCCCGGCCGCTGCGTCGGCTGGTCCAGTCCGCGATCGGTGACCAGTTGGCCAAGGCTCTGCTGGCCGGCACGATCCGCGACGGTGACCCGGTGCGGGTCGACCTGGCCGACAGCAAGGACGCCCTCTCGGTGACGGCCGCCTGA
- a CDS encoding orotate phosphoribosyltransferase: protein MGDHDDLRKFISDLAVVHGRVVLSSGQEADWYVDLRRVTLHHRAAPLVGRVMRELTADWSYDAVGGLTLGADPIALSMLHAPGRPLDAFVVRKAGKAHGLQRRIEGPEVAGRRVLAVEDTSTTGGSVLTAVEALREAGADVVGVAVIVDRGAGDAVRAAGLSYRAAYTLADLGLVA, encoded by the coding sequence ATGGGGGACCACGACGACCTGCGTAAATTCATCTCTGACCTGGCTGTGGTCCACGGCCGGGTGGTGCTCTCCTCAGGGCAGGAGGCCGACTGGTACGTCGACCTCAGGCGCGTCACACTCCATCACCGGGCGGCACCGTTGGTCGGCCGGGTGATGCGGGAACTGACCGCCGACTGGTCGTACGACGCAGTCGGTGGTCTGACTCTGGGCGCTGATCCGATCGCTCTGTCGATGCTGCACGCTCCCGGACGTCCGTTGGACGCTTTCGTGGTGCGCAAGGCGGGCAAGGCGCACGGGCTACAGCGGAGGATCGAGGGCCCCGAGGTGGCCGGTCGTCGGGTGTTGGCGGTGGAAGACACCTCCACTACCGGTGGAAGTGTGTTGACCGCTGTCGAAGCACTTCGCGAGGCCGGGGCCGATGTCGTGGGGGTGGCCGTAATCGTTGACCGTGGTGCCGGCGATGCGGTGCGAGCCGCCGGATTGTCCTATCGGGCGGCCTATACGTTGGCTGACCTCGGCCTTGTGGCGTAA
- the dnaJ gene encoding molecular chaperone DnaJ yields MSSKDWIEKDYYAVLGVAKTASADEIKKAYRKLARESHPDHNPGDPKAEERFKAVSEAYAVLGEDTKRREYDEMRSLFGSGAFRRGARQGGQPGGTPFDVSDLFGGASPSGGRFAGGNISDLFSSIFSGGQGGAGGGAPGPARGRDVETEVALDFNDAVRGVTLPLTLRAPGVCETCHGNGAKPGTQPRACPVCHGAGVTTRNQGAFSFSEPCRNCQGVGTVVDEKCPECQGTGGVTKTRTLNVRFPAGVADGQRIRLAGRGEPGVRGGPAGDLFVQVKVRPDDLFGRTGDDLTLTVPITFTEAVLGTDLRVPTLDGAVTLRVPPGTPSGRILRARGKGVTRRDGQAGDLLVTLEVVVPARVSDEARAALETFAAQSPPAAREHLDARVRRFS; encoded by the coding sequence TTGAGTTCCAAGGACTGGATCGAGAAGGACTACTACGCGGTCCTGGGCGTGGCGAAGACCGCCTCCGCTGACGAGATCAAGAAGGCGTACCGGAAGCTGGCCCGGGAGTCCCATCCGGACCACAACCCCGGCGACCCCAAGGCCGAGGAGCGCTTCAAGGCGGTCTCCGAGGCGTACGCCGTGCTGGGCGAGGACACCAAGCGCCGCGAGTACGACGAGATGCGGTCGCTGTTCGGCTCGGGCGCGTTCCGGCGGGGCGCCCGCCAGGGCGGTCAGCCCGGTGGGACGCCCTTCGACGTCTCCGACCTGTTCGGCGGGGCCTCTCCCAGCGGCGGTCGGTTCGCCGGGGGCAACATCTCCGACCTGTTCAGTTCGATCTTCTCGGGCGGCCAGGGTGGTGCCGGGGGCGGTGCGCCCGGTCCGGCGCGGGGGCGGGACGTCGAGACCGAGGTGGCCCTCGACTTCAACGACGCCGTCCGGGGAGTGACCCTGCCCTTGACCCTGCGGGCCCCCGGGGTCTGCGAAACCTGCCACGGCAACGGTGCCAAGCCGGGCACCCAGCCGCGGGCCTGTCCGGTCTGCCACGGTGCCGGGGTGACCACCCGCAACCAGGGTGCCTTCAGCTTCTCCGAGCCCTGCCGCAACTGCCAGGGGGTCGGCACGGTCGTCGACGAGAAGTGCCCGGAGTGCCAAGGCACCGGCGGGGTGACCAAGACCCGTACCCTCAACGTCCGCTTCCCGGCGGGGGTGGCCGACGGCCAGCGGATCCGGCTGGCCGGCCGGGGTGAGCCGGGAGTCCGGGGCGGCCCGGCCGGGGACCTGTTCGTGCAGGTCAAGGTGCGCCCCGACGATCTGTTCGGGCGTACCGGCGACGACCTCACCCTGACCGTGCCGATCACCTTCACCGAGGCGGTGCTCGGCACTGATCTGCGGGTGCCGACCCTCGACGGTGCGGTGACCCTGCGGGTGCCGCCGGGTACCCCCAGCGGACGGATCCTGCGGGCCCGGGGCAAGGGGGTGACTCGCCGCGACGGGCAGGCCGGTGACCTGCTCGTCACCCTGGAGGTGGTGGTGCCGGCCCGGGTGTCCGACGAGGCGCGGGCGGCCCTGGAGACCTTCGCCGCGCAGAGCCCGCCGGCGGCCAGGGAACATCTCGACGCGCGGGTGCGTCGATTCAGTTGA
- a CDS encoding polynucleotide kinase-phosphatase, which produces MAVLDVPELSLVALVGVSGSGKSTFARRHFAPSQVLSSDAFRAMVADDENDQSASADAFDALYYVAGKRLRAGRLTVVDATNLQPHARAALVRVAREHDVLPVAIVLDVPEELAWARTEARADRTFGRQVLARMSRDLRRTYSQLAREGFRKVHVLRGVEEIEAAQIRIERLFNDRRELTGPFDIVGDVHGCRAELERLLDRLGWQVHRDEAGRPVDATHPAGRTAVFVGDLVDRGPDSPGVLRLVMGMVAAGHALCVPGNHEQKLLRSLRGRTVKVAHGLAETLEQLAAEPAEFSAEVAAFVDGLVSHYVLDGGRLVVAHAGLKEEYQGRASGRVRAFALYGETTGETDEYGLPVRYPWAREYRGTATVVYGHTPTPEPEWVNNTICIDTGCVFGGRLTALRYPERELVGVPAEREWYAPVRPLTAAPARPDEVLELTDVVGRRHIEHPYGSLTVPAENAAAALEVMSRFAVDPRWLVWLPPTMAPCSTSKLDGYLEHPAEAFADYRAAGVDRVICEEKHMGSRAVVLVCREDEGGPFSPGRGVVHTRTGRPFFPAGLEADLLTRVRAAVSAAGLWEELDTDWLLLDCEVLPWSAKAEGLIREQYASVGAAGRAALPAALAALDAAADRGLEVGALRERMAGRRDDLLAYTAAYRAYVRPTEGLRGVTLAPFAVLAGRKASYADRDHGWHLALADRLCAADPGLFTPTRRQVVDLSDTEGVRAATEWWSTLTAEGGEGMVVKPYAGPAARSAKGALLQPGIKCRGREYLRLIYGPSYLDPGQLATLRGRSLGRKRGLALREHALGLAALDALAEGAPLWRRHEFVFAILACESEPVDPRL; this is translated from the coding sequence ATGGCTGTACTGGATGTGCCTGAGCTGTCGCTGGTGGCGCTGGTCGGCGTCTCCGGGTCCGGCAAGTCCACCTTCGCCCGCCGGCACTTCGCGCCCAGCCAGGTGCTCTCCTCGGACGCCTTCCGGGCGATGGTCGCCGACGACGAGAACGACCAGTCCGCCTCGGCGGACGCCTTCGACGCGCTGTACTACGTGGCCGGCAAGCGACTGCGGGCCGGTCGGCTGACCGTCGTCGACGCCACGAACCTCCAGCCGCACGCCCGGGCCGCCCTGGTCCGGGTGGCCCGGGAACACGACGTCCTGCCGGTGGCGATCGTGCTGGACGTACCGGAGGAGTTGGCCTGGGCGCGTACCGAGGCCCGAGCCGACCGGACCTTCGGTCGGCAGGTGCTGGCCCGGATGTCCCGCGACCTGCGCCGGACGTACTCCCAGTTGGCTCGGGAGGGTTTCCGCAAGGTGCATGTGCTGCGGGGGGTCGAGGAGATCGAGGCCGCCCAGATCCGCATCGAGCGGCTGTTCAACGACCGGCGGGAGCTGACCGGGCCCTTCGACATCGTCGGTGACGTGCACGGCTGCCGCGCCGAGTTGGAGAGGCTGCTGGACCGGCTGGGTTGGCAGGTGCACCGCGACGAGGCCGGTCGGCCGGTCGACGCCACCCACCCGGCGGGGCGTACCGCAGTGTTCGTGGGGGACCTGGTGGACCGGGGCCCGGACTCCCCGGGGGTGCTCCGCCTGGTGATGGGCATGGTCGCGGCCGGGCACGCCCTCTGCGTGCCCGGCAACCACGAGCAGAAGCTGCTGCGCAGTCTGCGCGGGCGCACGGTGAAGGTGGCCCACGGCCTGGCGGAGACCCTGGAACAGCTGGCCGCCGAGCCGGCAGAGTTCAGCGCCGAGGTGGCCGCCTTCGTCGACGGCCTGGTCAGCCACTACGTGCTCGACGGCGGCCGGTTGGTGGTGGCCCACGCCGGGCTCAAGGAGGAATACCAGGGCCGGGCCTCCGGGCGGGTACGCGCCTTCGCCCTGTACGGCGAGACCACCGGGGAGACCGACGAGTACGGCCTGCCGGTGCGCTACCCCTGGGCCCGGGAGTACCGGGGTACGGCCACGGTGGTCTACGGCCACACCCCCACTCCGGAGCCGGAATGGGTCAACAACACCATCTGCATCGACACCGGCTGCGTGTTCGGTGGCCGGCTGACCGCCCTGCGCTACCCGGAACGGGAGTTGGTGGGGGTACCGGCGGAGCGTGAGTGGTACGCCCCGGTCCGCCCGCTGACCGCCGCACCCGCCCGACCGGACGAGGTGCTGGAACTGACCGATGTGGTCGGCCGCCGGCACATCGAGCACCCGTACGGCTCGCTGACCGTGCCGGCGGAGAACGCCGCCGCCGCGTTGGAGGTGATGAGCCGCTTCGCGGTCGATCCCCGCTGGCTGGTGTGGCTGCCGCCGACCATGGCGCCCTGCTCGACCTCGAAGCTCGACGGTTACCTGGAGCATCCGGCGGAGGCCTTCGCCGACTACCGGGCGGCCGGGGTGGACCGGGTGATCTGCGAGGAGAAGCACATGGGCTCCCGGGCGGTCGTGCTGGTCTGCCGGGAGGACGAGGGCGGCCCGTTCTCGCCGGGCCGCGGGGTGGTGCACACCCGCACCGGCAGGCCCTTCTTCCCGGCCGGGTTGGAGGCCGATCTGCTGACCCGGGTCCGGGCCGCAGTGTCCGCCGCCGGGCTGTGGGAGGAGTTGGACACCGACTGGCTGCTGCTGGACTGCGAGGTGTTGCCCTGGTCGGCCAAGGCCGAGGGACTGATCCGTGAGCAGTACGCGAGCGTCGGCGCCGCCGGTCGGGCGGCCTTGCCGGCCGCCTTGGCCGCGCTGGATGCGGCAGCCGACCGAGGGCTGGAGGTGGGGGCCCTACGCGAGCGGATGGCCGGGCGACGCGACGACCTGCTGGCCTACACGGCGGCCTACCGGGCGTACGTGCGTCCGACGGAGGGCCTGCGGGGCGTGACCCTGGCACCCTTCGCGGTGCTGGCGGGCCGGAAGGCCAGCTACGCCGACCGGGATCACGGCTGGCACCTGGCCCTGGCCGACCGGCTCTGCGCGGCGGACCCGGGGTTGTTCACCCCCACCCGTCGTCAGGTGGTCGACCTCTCCGACACCGAGGGGGTACGCGCCGCCACCGAATGGTGGTCGACCTTGACCGCCGAGGGCGGCGAGGGCATGGTCGTCAAGCCGTACGCCGGCCCGGCCGCCCGCAGCGCCAAGGGTGCCCTGCTCCAGCCGGGGATCAAGTGTCGAGGACGGGAGTATCTGCGCCTCATCTACGGCCCTAGCTACCTCGATCCCGGGCAGTTGGCCACCCTGCGGGGCCGGTCACTGGGCCGCAAGCGGGGCCTGGCCCTGCGCGAACACGCCCTGGGGCTGGCCGCGCTGGACGCCCTGGCCGAGGGGGCACCGCTGTGGCGCCGACACGAGTTCGTCTTCGCGATCCTGGCCTGTGAGTCCGAGCCGGTCGACCCTCGGCTGTGA
- a CDS encoding DUF4178 domain-containing protein, with translation MEKPMLYLLTALGCLLGLTLVAMLLGRRRPTTGRSPGPRVDPRRIEVGDIVEIGDLTYPVRGSIRLVEGEWTWAEHLLDDPDGRCRLSVAESPEFELVLWWSESGDAGTAGAPVIEFAGRRFSWRESGEARYTATGDTGLAPSGIMRYHDYRAPGGARLTFEAYGESGWQVARGERLDRAEVIVHPQSR, from the coding sequence CTGGAAAAGCCGATGCTGTATCTGTTGACGGCGCTGGGCTGCCTGCTCGGGTTGACCCTGGTGGCCATGCTGCTCGGTCGACGGCGGCCCACCACCGGGCGGTCGCCCGGTCCCCGGGTGGACCCCCGCCGCATCGAGGTCGGGGACATCGTCGAGATCGGCGACCTGACCTATCCGGTACGCGGCTCGATCCGCCTGGTCGAGGGCGAGTGGACCTGGGCCGAGCATCTGCTCGACGATCCCGACGGCCGCTGCCGACTGTCCGTGGCGGAGAGCCCCGAGTTCGAACTGGTGCTCTGGTGGTCCGAATCCGGCGACGCCGGTACCGCCGGGGCCCCTGTGATCGAGTTCGCCGGCCGACGGTTCAGCTGGCGCGAGTCCGGCGAGGCCCGCTACACCGCCACCGGCGACACCGGGCTGGCCCCCAGCGGGATCATGCGCTACCACGACTACCGCGCCCCCGGCGGCGCCCGGCTCACCTTCGAGGCGTACGGCGAATCCGGTTGGCAGGTGGCCCGGGGCGAGCGGTTGGATCGCGCGGAGGTGATCGTTCATCCCCAGAGCCGATGA